A genomic window from Algoriphagus sp. Y33 includes:
- a CDS encoding AraC family transcriptional regulator produces MKIINSLSEFHRLLSISPPLHPLISVVQVSELHVINSEVWKKFATNFYTISLKKNIQTKIKYGQQYYDFDRGTMIFVAPKQVQSVEVEATNSFNESLGSGYVLMFHPDFLGKHPLASTIKKYNFFSYEVKEALHLSEKEEKNLIGIFEKIEEEYQFIDHHTQMVLLAQLDLLLNYCNRFYARQFITRNAVSNDLLTKAERLISEYFDKENCLHEGILTVEYLASQLNLSPGYLSDMLRSLTGQSAQQHIHDKLIDKAKEYLSTTNLSVSEIAYQLGFERSQSFNKLFKRKTLQSPLEFRRAYN; encoded by the coding sequence ATGAAAATTATAAATTCCTTATCCGAGTTTCATCGGTTATTATCAATTTCTCCGCCATTGCATCCACTCATTAGTGTGGTGCAGGTTTCTGAACTGCACGTAATAAATTCCGAGGTATGGAAAAAATTTGCCACCAATTTTTATACCATCTCTCTAAAGAAAAATATTCAGACCAAAATAAAGTACGGACAACAGTACTATGATTTTGACAGGGGTACAATGATTTTTGTTGCGCCAAAACAAGTTCAATCGGTTGAGGTAGAAGCCACGAATTCCTTTAATGAATCCTTAGGAAGTGGTTATGTTTTGATGTTCCATCCGGATTTTTTAGGGAAGCATCCGTTGGCAAGCACGATCAAGAAATACAACTTTTTTTCGTACGAGGTAAAGGAGGCATTGCATCTTTCTGAAAAAGAAGAGAAAAATCTAATTGGCATATTTGAAAAAATTGAGGAAGAATATCAATTTATAGACCATCATACACAAATGGTACTATTGGCTCAATTGGACTTACTGCTAAATTATTGTAATCGCTTTTACGCAAGACAGTTCATCACAAGGAACGCTGTAAGCAACGATTTGTTGACTAAAGCAGAACGGCTGATAAGCGAATACTTTGATAAGGAAAATTGTTTGCATGAGGGTATTCTTACGGTAGAATATTTGGCAAGTCAACTTAATTTATCTCCGGGTTATTTAAGTGATATGTTGCGTTCGCTTACCGGCCAAAGTGCCCAGCAGCACATTCACGACAAATTGATTGACAAGGCAAAGGAATACCTGTCCACTACAAACTTATCGGTTTCCGAGATTGCCTATCAATTGGGGTTTGAGCGCTCGCAATCCTTCAACAAATTATTCAAGCGGAAGACCCTTCAATCTCCTTTGGAATTCAGAAGAGCTTATAATTAA